The sequence below is a genomic window from Gammaproteobacteria bacterium.
GGCGAGGAGCTCGGTATACAGGCGCCGCTGGATGTTGCCCGGCGCCTCGCCAGGCATGAGCGTCATCAGCCGCGGATACAGCGGCATGCGCGCGCTGCTGCGGTAGACCACCGGGTTGTTGCCGAACAGTGCCGGACTGGCGAGCAACGCCAGACCGTCGGGATTGCCCTCGGCGAGGAATGCCGCGGCATAACTGAAGCGGCATTCGCGGTCGGTCGCGACCAGGCTGCCCATCTTCAGTGGGCCGTGGGCGGTACGGGTCCAGACGACGGCGTGGTGGTCCGGCATCAGAAGAAGTCCCCGCTGCGGATGGCCTCGAGGCGCTCATCGTCGGGCACCAGCGCCAGCCGCAGGCCCACGACCCGCGCCAGGGCGTCGAGCACGGCAGCGTCGGCCGAGCCGCGGCCCTTCATACGCGACAGGGTCTCCGGGGCGATGCCGGCGCGGACCGCCAGTTCCTTGCCCGGGATGCCCTGCGTCTTGGCGACGGCCAGGATCTGCTTCAGCAGGGCCTGGACCTGGCTATTGTCAGTGGTGCGGGTCATTTGTTGATCATACAGTCAATATTGATAAACATAAAGGCACTTATTCATGATAGTTGACTGTACAGTCAATTTTACTCCAGATGCAAGTGCCAACCCACGCGACCCCACCCTGAGTCGAGCGGGACCGGTCACTGCCTCTGCGCGGTGTACTGGTCAGCCCCGGCCCGGGGCCGGCCGTGCAACGAACCGTCCACGGACCGGGAATTCACGCCATCGCGCCCAAGGTCCTGCGGAAGCGCGCCAGGGAGACCGAGAACAGGACCGCCCCGATCGCCGCGAGGGCGGCGAACGGCGGCCACACGACCGCGAGACCGGCACCGCGGAACAGGATGGCCTGGGCCAGGATGATGAAATGTGTCGTGGGTGCGGCGAGCATCAGATCCTGTACGGGCATGGGCATACTCTCCCGCGGCGTGACCCCGCCCGAGAGAATCTGCAAGGGAACCAGCACCAGTATCATCAACAGGCCGAACTGCGGCATCGAGCGCGCCACGGTGGCAAGGAAGATGCCGAGCGACGTGGTAACGAACAGGTGCAGCGCCGCACCGACCAGGAATAGTGCGACCGAACCTTCGATGGGCACCGCGAGCAGCCCCTGGACGACGAACGCCAGCGACAATGCCGTGGCCACGAGCACCACCAGCCCCATCGACCACACCTTGCTGACCATGATCTCAAAGGGCGTCACCGGCATCACCAGCAGGTGCTCCACCGTACCATGTTCGCGTTCGCGGATCAGGGCGGCCCCCGTGAGAATGATGGACAGCATGGTGACCTGGTTGATGACCGCCGTCACGCTGCCGAACCACGACTTGTTCAACTCGGGGTTGAAGCGCACCCGCAGCGCCAGATCGACCGGCAGCGGCGTGGTGGCCCGATGGCCGTGCACGAAGGCGTTCACCTCCTCCGTGATGATCGTGTGGATGTAGCTGTTGCCGGTGAAGGCCTGACTCATACGGGTGGCGTCGACATTGAGCTGAATCGTCGGGCTGCGGCCGGCCAGGATGTCGTGCTGCAGGCCGGGCGGGATATTGATCGCAAAGGTGTAGAACCCGGCATCCATGCCGCGCTCCAGCGCGGCTGGCCCGATCATGGCCGGTGGCAGGAAATAGGGTGGGTAGAATGCGCTCACGATCCGTCGTGACAGGGGCGAGTGGTCCTCGTCGATGACGGCCAGTGGCGCCTTGCGCAGCGTCTCCGGCGCCGCCGTCGCGGCCGTGTAGATCGACAACGTGAACGCGTAGGCGATGAGCACGAGCAGCAACGGGTCGCGTGCCAGACTGCGCAGCTCTTTACCCCCCAGGTACAAGATGTTGGCCACGCGCATGCTCAGCGCTCCTGTTTCTTCAATAAGATCACGGCCAGGCCGATGAGCACCGGCGCTGCGATCAGCAGCGGGACGAAGGCGGTATAGAGTTCGGCGAGGCCAAGCCCCTTGGAGAAGGTCCCGCGTGCGATCGTCAGAAAATGGGTGGTCGGATAGATCCGGCCGATGAACGCACCCACCCCCTCCAGCGACGCAACCGGATCGAGCAGCCCGGAGAACTGCACGGCCGGCACCAGGGTCAGGATGGCGGTACCGAACAGGGCGGCGATCTGACTGTTGGTGAAGGTGGAGATCACCTGGCCGAAGGCGGTGGCGACGATCGTATACAACAGCGCGCCCAGCAACAGGGTCGGAAAACTGCCCTTGAGCGGCACGCCGAACACGAACATCGCCAGCAGCGTCAGCAGCAGGAAGTTGAACAGGGCGAGCGCGATATAGGGAAGCTGCTTGCCGAGCAGGAATTCGAGACGGGTGACCGGCGTGACATAGAGATTGACGATGGAACCAAGCTCCTTTTCACGCACCACCGACAACGCGGTCAGCATCGCCGGGATCAACAACAACAGCAGTGGGATCACCGCCGGCACGATCGCCGGCAGGCTCTTCACATCGGGGTTGTAGCGATAACGCGTTTCGATATTGACCACGGGTGTCAGCGCGCCGGTGAAGTTCTGCTCGCGTGCCGTGGCCAGCAGCCAGTGCAGGTGCATGCCCTGTACATAGCCACGTATCGTTTCGGCACGCATGGGCATGGCGCCGTCGATCCAGGCGCCGATCTGTACCGGCATACCGCGGTTCAAGTCGCGGGCGAAACCGGACGGGATCTCGATCGCCAGGCTGATCTTGCCGGCGCGCATGCGTGCGTCCAGCGCCGCGTAGTCGGGCAGCGGGGCCCGCTCCGTAAAGTAGCGTGAGCCCGCCAGGTTGAGTACGTAATCATGGCTGAGGGTCGTCTGGTCACGATCGAGCACCGCAAACGACAGATCCTCCACATCCATGTTGATACCGTAACCGATGACCAGCATCAGGAGTACGCTGCCCACGGTCGCCATGGCCAGGCGGATGGGGTCATGGCGCAGCTCCTGCGCCTCGTGCCGGCTGTAACTGAACAGGCGGCGCAGATCGAACAACGTCCGGCGGGGTGCGCTCGGCGTGCCGTGTCCGGGGTCGGTCGCGGCCGGCACCATCCCGGCCGCGGTGTCGGGCGCGGCCTCCTCCACGGCCTCTTCGAGGTAGGCGATAAAGGCGTCTTCGAGGGTACGGACCCCGCGTTTCTCGATGAGCGCGGCCGGCGTATCGGTGATCAGCACCCGCCCGGCATGCATCAGCGAGATCCGGTCACAACGGGCGGCCTCGTTCATGAAATGGGTCGAGATGAAGATGGTGACATGGTCGCTGCGCGCCAGGTCGATCATGATCCGCCAGAAGGCGTCGCGGGCCACCGGGTCGACGCCCGAGGTCGGCTCATCGAGGATCAGCATCTCCGGTGCGTGGATCATCGCCACGGCCAACGACAGGCGCTGGCGCTGACCGAGCGGCAATGCCGCCGGCAAGGCGTCGAGGATGTCCGTCAGATCGAAACGCTGTGCCATCTCCCGGACGCGCGGCGCGATGCGTTCTTCCCC
It includes:
- a CDS encoding ABC transporter permease is translated as MRVANILYLGGKELRSLARDPLLLVLIAYAFTLSIYTAATAAPETLRKAPLAVIDEDHSPLSRRIVSAFYPPYFLPPAMIGPAALERGMDAGFYTFAINIPPGLQHDILAGRSPTIQLNVDATRMSQAFTGNSYIHTIITEEVNAFVHGHRATTPLPVDLALRVRFNPELNKSWFGSVTAVINQVTMLSIILTGAALIREREHGTVEHLLVMPVTPFEIMVSKVWSMGLVVLVATALSLAFVVQGLLAVPIEGSVALFLVGAALHLFVTTSLGIFLATVARSMPQFGLLMILVLVPLQILSGGVTPRESMPMPVQDLMLAAPTTHFIILAQAILFRGAGLAVVWPPFAALAAIGAVLFSVSLARFRRTLGAMA
- the rbbA gene encoding ribosome-associated ATPase/putative transporter RbbA, translating into MNGPSDASGSGPGSESGPPPVARLRDIGLRYGKTRALGGVSLDIPAGCMAGFIGPDGVGKSSLFALIAGARVLQTGRLAVLGCDMADKGERNTLLPRIAYMPQGLGSNLYATLSVVQNIDFFGRLFGQARAEREQRIAVLLQATGLAPFAARPAGKLSGGMKQKLGLCCALIHDPDLLILDEPTTGVDPLSRRQFWELIDRIRANRPGMSVLIATAYMEEAAGFDWLAAMNDGRVLATGTPAEILSHTETDTLEAAFIALLPPAERAGYQAVVIPPREADSATETAIEARDLSMHFGDFVAVDRVNLRIPRGEIFGFLGSNGCGKTTTMKMLTGLLPPTAGQAWLFGQPVDPHDIAARRRVGYMTQAFSLYAELTVRQNLVLHARLFGIGEERIAPRVREMAQRFDLTDILDALPAALPLGQRQRLSLAVAMIHAPEMLILDEPTSGVDPVARDAFWRIMIDLARSDHVTIFISTHFMNEAARCDRISLMHAGRVLITDTPAALIEKRGVRTLEDAFIAYLEEAVEEAAPDTAAGMVPAATDPGHGTPSAPRRTLFDLRRLFSYSRHEAQELRHDPIRLAMATVGSVLLMLVIGYGINMDVEDLSFAVLDRDQTTLSHDYVLNLAGSRYFTERAPLPDYAALDARMRAGKISLAIEIPSGFARDLNRGMPVQIGAWIDGAMPMRAETIRGYVQGMHLHWLLATAREQNFTGALTPVVNIETRYRYNPDVKSLPAIVPAVIPLLLLLIPAMLTALSVVREKELGSIVNLYVTPVTRLEFLLGKQLPYIALALFNFLLLTLLAMFVFGVPLKGSFPTLLLGALLYTIVATAFGQVISTFTNSQIAALFGTAILTLVPAVQFSGLLDPVASLEGVGAFIGRIYPTTHFLTIARGTFSKGLGLAELYTAFVPLLIAAPVLIGLAVILLKKQER